A part of Cannabis sativa cultivar Pink pepper isolate KNU-18-1 chromosome 6, ASM2916894v1, whole genome shotgun sequence genomic DNA contains:
- the LOC115695520 gene encoding receptor-like protein EIX2, with amino-acid sequence MSISIVLGFLLLLSIATNVSSNRPQCIPKEREALLKFKTTLTSPKGYLSSWSNSSTTQNCCKWLFITCDDQTNHVVSIVIGEIVTTLDGDIDSSLAELHHLKELYLINMNISHIPIFIGSFKELTDLYICGNPIIGIIPPQLGNLTKLENLFLQSTSQMIIDNPRWLSQLTSLKELLLSNCQLLKVPNHISSSSLSHSNYSFTSLQKIDIDDSFIHPTTITWLLNSSAKLYHLDLSYNNLSGTLHDLLGNISSSTKNSLENLYLSSNQLGGLILDDFKNTFPSLTNLRLDNNQLEGHFPNRLKRFPNLKSLDISHNQLVGLLPDLSSLPNLESFEASNNKFSGASRESIGKLDSLYLLDVSSNSLTGCMSRVLNLQCSSLKYLNFSFNSDISLKFDSKYYIPSFQLETISLASCKLGPKFPNWLQTQTYLIQLDISNASISGPVPNWFPNITSNLNYLNMSHNLLNNTLANFPLSQEVNVIVDLSSNQFQGSIPPSLLVNATYLYLSNNKFNEFSSSLCEAKERDRSTQLLDISNNNLFENIPDCWENFTQLVVLNLGYNKLFGNIPNSINMKSIKTLQLRHNNFSGNFPSSLKYCTSLLVLDLGNNRLEGPIPSWIGEKLSNLVFLSLKSNKFDGIIPLGLCQLTQIQILDLSSNDLSGAIPSCIKNFTSMIRVNNSRMTIPSDVRSSDGPMPDMSICSHCSYNEYTFSYENNASITWKGAEHEYVSILGLLRVIDLSSNKLTGEIPSEVTQLSQLGALNLSRNNLFGKIPRKIGKLTNLQVLDFSYNKINGEIPTSLAEVSSLSYLDLSNNRLTGRIPTGTQLQSFNASAYSMNHGLCGNPLPSSCPGDDDNESLYVLTSNSAHGDDGGEWFDLSWFYKGIGGGFIIGFCGVCGNLLINKSWRASYFRLMQNIGDWLYVVIIIKWNFLRRKLVGH; translated from the coding sequence ATGAGTATTAGTATTGTATTGGGATTTTTGCTCTTGCTTTCCATAGCTACAAATGTGAGTAGTAATAGACCCCAATGCATACccaaagagagagaggctcTCCTAAAGTTTAAGACCACTTTAACTAGTCCTAAAGGTTATCTCTCCTCTTGGTCTAATAGTAGCACCACTCAAAATTGTTGCAAATGGTTGTTCATCACTTGTGATGACCAAACCAACCATGTTGTTTCCATTGTTATTGGTGAAATTGTCACTACACTCGATGGCGACATTGATTCTTCGTTGGCCGAATTgcatcatttgaaggaattgtACCTGATCAACATGAACATTagtcatattccaatttttATCGGCTCTTTCAAGGAGCTTACAGATCTTTATATTTGTGGGAATCCCATCATTGGAATCATTCCTCCACAGCTTGGAAATCTCACCAAATTGGAAAATCTTTTTCTTCAAAGCACTTCTCAAATGATTATTGACAACCCTAGATGGCTCTCTCAACTCACTTCTCTCAAGGAACTCCTCTTAAGTAATTGCCAACTTCTCAAGGTACCTAATCATATTTCATCATCATCTCTTTCCCATTCAAACTATTCATTCACTTCTCTTCAAAAAATTGACATTGATGACAGTTTTATACATCCTACAACAATTACTTGGTTACTAAATTCTAGTGCTAAACTATATCATTTGGATTTATCTTATAACAACCTTAGTGGAACATTACATGATCTTCTTGGAAATATATCAAGTTCCACCAAGAATTCCTTAGAGAATTTATACTTGAGTTCTAATCAACTTGGTGGATTGATTCTTGATGACTTTAAAAACACCTTTCCGTCTTTGACTAATCTTCGTCTTGATAATAATCAGTTGGAAGGTCATTTTCCTAACCGTTTGAAAAGATTTCCCAATCTTAAAAGTCTAGATATAAGTCATAACCAATTGGTTGGATTGTTACCTGACCTTTCATCATTGCCAAATTTGGAAAGTTTCGAAGCATCCAACAATAAGTTTAGTGGTGCTTCAAGAGAGAGTATTGGAAAGCTTGATTCTTTATATTTGTTAGATGTCTCTTCAAATTCTCTCACTGGGTGTATGTCTCGTGTGCTTAATCTGCAATGTTCGAGCTTAAAGTACTTAAATTTTTCCTTTAACTCAGACATATCATTGAAATTCGATTCCAAATATTATATCCCCTCATTTCAATTGGAAACCATAAGTTTGGCTTCTTGCAAGTTAGGTCCTAAATTTCCTAATTGGCTCCAAACCCAAACATATCTCATACAGCTAGACATTTCTAATGCAAGTATTTCTGGTCCTGTTCCTAATTGGTTTCCAAATATAACTTCCAACTtgaattatttaaatatgtCTCACAACCTTCTTAACAACACCTTGGCCAACTTTCCACTTTCACAAGAAGTTAATGTAATAGTTGACTTAAGTTCCAACCAATTTCAAGGTTCTATCCCACCTTCTCTTCTTGTTAATGCAACCTACTTGTATCTCTCCAATAACAAGTTCAACGAATTCAGTTCTTCCCTATGTGAAGCAAAAGAGCGAGACAGGTCAACACAATTACTTGACATCTCGAATAACAATTTATTTGAAAACATTCCTGATTGTTGGGAGAATTTCACACAATTAGTTGTACTTAATTTAGGATACAATAAGTTGTTTGGAAATATCCCTAACTCTATTAATATGAAAAGTattaaaactttacaattaAGGCACAATAACTTCTCAGGAAATTTTCCTTCCTCCTTGAAATATTGCACTTCACTTCTAGTTCTAGATTTGGGGAACAATAGATTGGAAGGTCCAATACCATCATGGATTggagaaaaattaagcaacttAGTTTTTCTTAGTTTGAAGTCAAATAAATTTGATGGAATTATACCATTGGGTCTTTGTCAGCTTACTCAAATACAAATATTAGATTTATCTTCTAATGATTTGTCAGGAGCCATTCCTTCTTGCATTAAAAATTTTACTTCAATGATTCGAGTAAATAATTCAAGGATGACCATTCCGTCAGATGTGAGATCTTCTGATGGTCCAATGCCAGACATGAGCATTTGTAGTCATTGCAGTTACAATGAGTATACATTTTCTTATGAGAATAATGCATCAATCACATGGAAAGGGGCAGAACATGAATATGTGAGCATTTTGGGATTACTAAGAGTTATTGACTTATCAAGTAACAAATTGACTGGAGAAATTCCTAgtgaagttactcaactctctCAGTTGGGTGCACTAAATCTATCAAGGAATAATTTGTTTGGAAAAATTCCTAGAAAGATTGGGAAACTAACCAACCTACAAGTGCTTGATTTTTCctacaataaaataaatggtGAAATTCCCACAAGCTTAGCTGAAGTATCTTCTTTAAGTTACTTGGATCTATCAAATAATCGATTGACAGGAAGAATTCCTACTGGTACTCAATTACAAAGCTTCAATGCTTCCGCATATTCCATGAACCACGGTCTTTGTGGAAATCCTCTACCAAGTTCATGCCCCGGAGATGATGATAATGAGTCTTTGTATGTTCTCACTTCCAATTCAGCTCACGGTGACGATGGTGGAGAATGGTTTGACTTGTCGTGGTTTTACAAGGGAATCGGAGGTGGATTCATCATTGGATTTTGTGGTGTTTGTGGAAACTTGTTAATCAATAAGTCTTGGAGAGCTTCCTATTTTCGATTGATGCAAAATATAGGTGACTGGCTTTATGTGGTGATCATCATTAAATGGAATTTCTTGAGGAGAAAGCTTGTTGGGCACTAA